In Deferribacter desulfuricans SSM1, the following are encoded in one genomic region:
- a CDS encoding CcmD family protein, translating to MKNLWYLFSAYMVIWILITGYLFKLSSKIKELTLKIDSLENEIK from the coding sequence ATGAAAAATTTATGGTATCTTTTTTCAGCTTATATGGTTATATGGATATTGATTACTGGGTATTTGTTTAAGTTGAGCTCGAAAATAAAAGAATTAACACTTAAAATAGATTCTTTAGAAAATGAAATAAAGTAA
- a CDS encoding heme exporter protein CcmB: MKRYFQVISKIVEKDLILELKSKEVINSMLVFSLLVVVIFSFIFEPGAEYKNEIAAGILWMAITFSGILGLNKSIINEINGGNLNALLLAPVDRSAVFFGKVLSNYLFLLLMELMTIPIFMIFYNINLFEKNVVGTLLVFLSGSYGFSVLGTLFSLISVKSKTRELMLPLLLLPLLVPVILASIQSLNIFYFDGGYADASKWLKLIFAFDIIFTCVIYVIFDYVVEE; encoded by the coding sequence ATGAAAAGGTATTTTCAAGTTATTTCCAAAATTGTGGAAAAAGATTTAATTTTGGAGTTAAAATCGAAGGAAGTAATAAACTCTATGCTGGTTTTTTCTTTATTGGTAGTTGTTATTTTTAGTTTTATCTTTGAACCTGGAGCAGAATATAAAAATGAAATAGCTGCTGGTATTTTATGGATGGCTATAACATTTTCTGGTATTTTAGGATTAAACAAATCTATAATAAATGAAATTAATGGCGGTAATTTAAATGCTCTATTACTTGCTCCTGTAGATAGAAGTGCTGTATTTTTTGGTAAGGTTTTGTCAAATTATCTGTTTTTGTTGTTAATGGAGTTAATGACCATACCTATTTTTATGATATTTTACAATATTAATTTGTTTGAGAAAAATGTAGTTGGTACGCTCTTAGTTTTTCTTTCTGGTAGTTATGGTTTTTCTGTGTTAGGGACATTGTTTTCTTTAATTTCAGTCAAATCAAAAACAAGAGAACTGATGCTTCCTTTACTTTTATTACCTCTTTTAGTACCCGTTATTTTAGCTTCAATACAGTCTTTAAATATTTTTTATTTTGATGGTGGATATGCTGATGCTTCCAAATGGCTAAAGCTTATTTTTGCTTTTGATATTATTTTTACATGTGTAATTTATGTGATATTTGACTACGTTGTGGAGGAGTAA
- the ccsA gene encoding cytochrome c biogenesis protein CcsA produces the protein MNVLDKFDKLISILTFILISVALYFAFIYAPVEKVMGIIQKIFYFHVASAWIAFFAFFITFLFSILVLINEKKIFDEIAASSAEIGIVFCTIVLITGPIWARPVWGVWWTWDPRLTTTLVLWFIYVGYLMLRKFVDEDDKKAKFSAVVGVVGFIDVPIVFMSIRWWRTIHPNVLQKGGGGLHPDMLIALIVSVIAFTFLYLALMIKRVKLGLLADRVLYLQSKIK, from the coding sequence ATGAATGTTTTAGATAAGTTTGATAAGTTAATATCTATATTGACTTTTATCCTTATTTCAGTGGCTCTTTATTTTGCTTTTATTTATGCACCAGTAGAAAAGGTTATGGGGATCATTCAGAAAATATTTTATTTCCATGTTGCTAGTGCTTGGATAGCTTTTTTTGCTTTTTTTATTACGTTTCTTTTTTCAATTTTAGTCCTGATAAATGAAAAAAAGATTTTTGACGAAATAGCTGCATCTTCAGCTGAAATTGGCATTGTTTTTTGCACAATTGTGTTAATAACAGGTCCTATTTGGGCGAGACCAGTTTGGGGGGTATGGTGGACTTGGGATCCAAGGTTAACAACTACGCTTGTATTATGGTTTATTTATGTTGGATATTTAATGTTGAGGAAGTTTGTTGACGAGGATGATAAAAAAGCTAAGTTTTCTGCTGTAGTTGGTGTTGTAGGTTTTATCGATGTTCCTATAGTATTTATGTCAATTAGATGGTGGAGGACTATACATCCCAATGTATTACAAAAAGGTGGTGGTGGATTACATCCTGATATGCTGATAGCTCTTATTGTGTCTGTTATTGCTTTTACATTTTTATATTTAGCACTGATGATAAAGAGGGTAAAGTTAGGGCTCTTAGCAGATAGAGTGTTATATTTACAATCTAAAATTAAATAA